In Burkholderia sp. NRF60-BP8, a single window of DNA contains:
- the rsxB gene encoding electron transport complex subunit RsxB: MTDSKTLADRIEDLLPQTQCTKCGYNGCRPYAEAIAAGDANYNQCPPGGAEGIARLASLLGKPVIPLNPVNGSEHPRAVAFIDENLCIGCTLCMQACPVDAIVGAPKQMHTIVASLCTGCDLCVPPCPVDCIAMLPVTGDRTGWDAWSQEQADAARERHDLRLARQRHEREAAEARAAARRAASAAKPAAGPAAAQPDAPAADDAEAKKRAIIAAALERARKKKEELSGQGAGPKNTEGVSAAVQAQIDAAEARRKRLAEQQAQRDAEAASGGRDHDNDTDSDDPDGPSAPPDQNAP, from the coding sequence GTGACCGACTCCAAAACACTCGCGGATCGCATCGAAGATCTGCTTCCCCAGACGCAATGCACGAAGTGCGGCTATAACGGCTGCCGTCCGTACGCCGAGGCGATCGCCGCCGGCGACGCGAACTACAACCAGTGCCCGCCCGGCGGCGCCGAAGGCATCGCGCGTCTCGCGAGCCTGCTCGGCAAGCCGGTGATTCCGCTGAACCCCGTCAACGGCAGCGAGCATCCGCGCGCGGTCGCGTTCATCGACGAAAACCTGTGCATCGGCTGCACGCTGTGCATGCAGGCGTGTCCGGTCGATGCGATCGTCGGCGCACCGAAGCAGATGCACACGATCGTCGCGTCGCTGTGCACGGGCTGCGACCTGTGCGTGCCGCCGTGCCCGGTCGACTGCATCGCGATGCTGCCGGTGACCGGCGATCGCACGGGCTGGGATGCGTGGTCGCAGGAACAGGCAGACGCCGCGCGCGAACGCCACGACCTGCGGCTCGCGCGCCAGCGCCACGAGCGCGAGGCCGCCGAAGCGCGCGCCGCCGCCCGCCGCGCGGCCAGTGCGGCAAAGCCGGCCGCGGGCCCCGCCGCGGCGCAGCCGGATGCGCCGGCCGCCGACGACGCCGAAGCGAAGAAACGCGCGATCATCGCCGCCGCGCTCGAACGCGCGCGCAAGAAGAAGGAAGAACTGTCCGGGCAAGGCGCCGGGCCGAAGAACACCGAAGGCGTGAGCGCGGCCGTCCAGGCGCAGATCGACGCGGCCGAGGCCCGCCGCAAGCGACTCGCCGAGCAGCAGGCGCAGCGCGATGCCGAAGCGGCATCGGGCGGCCGCGACCACGACAACGACACCGATAGCGACGATCCGGACGGCCCGTCCGCGCCGCCCGACCAGAACGCTCCATGA
- a CDS encoding DMT family transporter — protein MTDTVRPSPAALQGALYVALSAAAFGAMAIFGRYAYAAGVDVLGLLIVRFAIGGAVLAAIARHRRVAWPRGRALAPLVAMGALGYVGQSFCYFSALQHAQASLVALLLYLYPAFVTLLAAWWLGERLTRAKAVALVLCVAGSALMVGGGHGEPLGIALALAAAVIYSLYIVGGTRATRGVDPLATTAIICLSATATLVAIAIARTAAIGAPPRWPATAGGWASMLAIALVSTVAAMLAFFAGLERLGAARTSMLSTLEPVVTVALAALLFGEALSPLQWAGGVAILAAVLALVRAGCAAADDATATSNA, from the coding sequence ATGACCGATACCGTTCGCCCTTCGCCCGCCGCCCTGCAGGGCGCGCTCTACGTCGCGTTGTCCGCCGCCGCGTTCGGCGCGATGGCGATTTTCGGCCGCTACGCGTATGCGGCCGGCGTCGACGTGCTCGGGTTGCTGATCGTGCGCTTCGCGATCGGCGGCGCGGTGCTCGCCGCGATCGCGCGGCACCGCCGCGTCGCATGGCCGCGCGGGCGAGCGCTCGCGCCGCTGGTGGCGATGGGCGCGCTCGGCTACGTCGGGCAGTCGTTCTGCTATTTCAGCGCGCTGCAGCACGCGCAGGCGAGCCTCGTCGCGCTGTTGCTGTACCTGTATCCGGCGTTCGTCACGCTGCTGGCCGCGTGGTGGCTCGGCGAGCGCCTGACGCGGGCGAAGGCCGTCGCGCTGGTGTTGTGCGTCGCGGGTTCGGCGCTGATGGTCGGCGGCGGGCACGGCGAGCCGCTCGGGATCGCGCTCGCGCTGGCCGCCGCGGTGATCTATTCGCTGTACATCGTCGGCGGCACCAGGGCGACGCGCGGCGTCGACCCGCTCGCGACCACCGCGATCATCTGCCTGTCGGCCACCGCGACGCTCGTCGCGATCGCCATCGCGCGCACGGCGGCGATCGGCGCGCCGCCGCGCTGGCCCGCGACGGCCGGCGGCTGGGCGTCGATGCTCGCGATCGCGCTCGTGTCGACGGTCGCGGCCATGCTCGCGTTCTTCGCCGGGCTCGAGCGGCTCGGGGCCGCACGCACGTCGATGCTGTCGACGCTCGAACCGGTCGTGACGGTCGCGCTCGCGGCGCTGCTGTTCGGGGAGGCGTTGTCGCCGCTGCAGTGGGCGGGCGGCGTCGCGATTCTGGCGGCCGTGCTGGCGCTCGTGCGCGCGGGCTGCGCGGCCGCCGACGACGCGACGGCGACGTCCAACGCGTAG
- a CDS encoding lactonase family protein, producing the protein MPNRLRERDARASTRGFPLRLAHWMKGFAIVLSLSATHAFAQQSSAPADGVYNLLVGTYTGGGSDGIYVYRFDTKTGSVAPVSSAKTENPSYLLPSRDGRTVYAVNELPGDNGPATQRGGVSAFGFDAKTGALTFIDRVSSEGNDPCYLALSPDGKYLVTANYSVAADPGGSFAVFPIRDGGAVGPAVLTVHHEGTGPVKGRQDGAHVHSTVFSPDGRYLFVQDLGADKIYGYRYTVDGSRGLISPTDTRYTPVKAGSGPRHMVFGADGRFAYVTSELNASVEVFGYHDGKLTPIETVPMTAPGFKGKVGGGAIHLSPDGRFLYVSNRGDANDLVIYAVNKADGRLKLVGRQSSLGKTPREFLIDPTGKWLIVGNQDSDTFYVFSRDVETGQLDANPQKVAVGKPVDFKLVPVQ; encoded by the coding sequence ATGCCCAACCGTTTACGCGAGCGTGACGCACGCGCTTCGACACGAGGGTTCCCGCTTAGGCTCGCTCACTGGATGAAAGGTTTCGCGATCGTGCTTTCTCTGTCCGCGACCCACGCATTCGCGCAGCAATCGTCCGCCCCGGCCGACGGCGTCTACAACCTGCTCGTCGGCACCTATACGGGCGGCGGCAGCGACGGGATCTACGTTTACCGCTTCGATACGAAGACGGGCAGCGTCGCGCCTGTGTCGTCGGCGAAGACCGAGAATCCGTCGTATCTGTTGCCGAGCCGCGACGGTCGCACCGTGTACGCGGTCAACGAGCTGCCCGGCGACAACGGGCCGGCGACGCAGCGCGGCGGCGTCAGCGCGTTCGGCTTCGACGCGAAGACGGGCGCCCTCACGTTCATCGACCGCGTGTCGTCGGAAGGGAACGATCCTTGCTATCTCGCGCTGTCGCCGGACGGCAAGTACCTCGTCACCGCCAACTACTCGGTGGCGGCCGATCCGGGCGGCAGCTTCGCGGTGTTCCCGATCCGCGACGGCGGCGCCGTCGGCCCGGCCGTGCTGACGGTCCATCACGAAGGCACGGGGCCCGTGAAGGGCCGCCAGGACGGCGCGCACGTGCATTCGACGGTATTTTCGCCGGACGGCCGCTACCTGTTCGTGCAGGATCTCGGCGCGGACAAGATCTACGGCTACCGCTACACGGTGGACGGCAGCCGCGGGCTGATCAGCCCGACCGACACGCGCTATACGCCGGTGAAGGCCGGCTCGGGCCCGCGTCACATGGTGTTCGGCGCCGACGGCCGCTTCGCGTACGTGACGAGCGAGCTCAACGCGTCGGTCGAGGTGTTCGGCTATCACGACGGCAAGCTGACGCCGATCGAGACGGTGCCGATGACGGCCCCGGGCTTCAAGGGCAAGGTCGGCGGCGGCGCGATCCACCTGTCGCCGGACGGGCGCTTCCTGTACGTGAGCAACCGCGGCGACGCGAACGACCTCGTGATCTACGCGGTGAACAAGGCGGACGGCCGGCTGAAGCTCGTCGGCCGCCAGTCGAGCCTCGGCAAGACGCCGCGCGAGTTCCTGATCGATCCGACCGGCAAGTGGCTGATCGTCGGCAACCAGGACAGCGACACGTTCTACGTGTTCAGTCGCGATGTGGAAACGGGGCAGCTCGACGCGAATCCGCAGAAGGTCGCGGTCGGCAAGCCGGTCGATTTCAAGCTGGTGCCGGTGCAGTAA
- a CDS encoding TetR family transcriptional regulator gives MNQPKIKRDPEGTRRRILMAAAEEFANGGLFGARVDQIARRAETNERMLYYYFGSKEQLFTAVLEHAFSALTEAERVLDLDGVAPVEAVTRLAHFVWDYYRDHPELLRLINNENLHEARYLHKSTRIREMMSPIVAKLGNVLMRGQKAGLFRGDVDPLRFYVTLSGLGYYIVSNRFTLAATLGRDFTDTDERAEMVRMSTEVLLAYLLRR, from the coding sequence ATGAATCAGCCAAAAATCAAAAGAGATCCTGAAGGTACGCGCCGCCGCATCCTGATGGCGGCAGCCGAAGAGTTCGCGAATGGAGGGCTGTTCGGCGCGCGCGTCGATCAGATCGCGCGCCGGGCCGAAACGAACGAGCGCATGCTCTATTACTACTTCGGCAGCAAGGAGCAGCTCTTCACGGCGGTGCTCGAACACGCGTTCTCCGCGCTGACGGAGGCCGAGCGCGTGCTGGATCTCGACGGCGTCGCGCCGGTCGAGGCCGTCACACGGCTCGCGCATTTCGTTTGGGACTACTACCGCGATCATCCGGAGCTGCTCAGGCTCATCAACAACGAGAACCTGCACGAAGCGCGCTATCTGCACAAGTCGACGCGGATCCGCGAGATGATGTCGCCGATCGTCGCGAAGCTCGGCAACGTGCTGATGCGCGGCCAGAAGGCCGGGCTGTTCCGCGGCGACGTCGATCCGCTGCGTTTCTACGTGACGCTGTCGGGGCTCGGCTACTACATCGTCTCGAACCGCTTCACGCTCGCCGCGACGCTCGGCCGCGACTTCACCGACACCGACGAACGCGCGGAGATGGTCCGGATGAGCACCGAGGTGCTGCTCGCGTATCTGCTGCGGCGCTGA
- the nth gene encoding endonuclease III yields MNASKRRAIYETLQSLNPHPTTELEYSTPFELLIAVMLSAQATDVSVNKAMRKMFPVANTPRQIVALGEEGVTEYIKTIGLYRTKAKNVVATCRILLERYDGEVPADREALEGLPGVGRKTANVVLNTAFGQPTIAVDTHIFRVANRTGLAPGKDVRAVETALEKFTPKEFLQDAHHWLILHGRYVCKARRPECWHCAIEPLCEFRPKTPPPNE; encoded by the coding sequence ATGAACGCCAGCAAACGACGCGCGATCTACGAAACGCTGCAGAGCCTCAATCCGCATCCGACCACCGAACTCGAATACTCGACGCCGTTCGAACTGCTGATCGCCGTGATGCTGTCCGCGCAGGCCACCGACGTGTCGGTCAACAAGGCGATGCGGAAAATGTTTCCGGTCGCGAACACCCCGCGACAAATCGTCGCGCTTGGCGAGGAAGGCGTCACCGAGTACATCAAGACGATCGGCCTCTATCGCACCAAGGCGAAGAACGTGGTCGCGACGTGCCGGATCCTGCTCGAGCGCTACGACGGCGAGGTGCCGGCCGATCGCGAAGCGCTCGAAGGCCTGCCGGGCGTCGGCCGCAAGACCGCGAACGTCGTGCTGAACACCGCGTTCGGCCAGCCGACGATCGCGGTCGACACGCATATCTTCCGCGTCGCGAATCGCACCGGGCTCGCGCCGGGCAAGGACGTGCGGGCCGTCGAAACCGCGCTCGAAAAGTTCACGCCGAAGGAATTCCTGCAGGACGCGCATCACTGGCTGATCCTGCACGGGCGCTACGTGTGCAAGGCGCGGCGGCCCGAATGCTGGCACTGCGCGATCGAACCGCTGTGCGAGTTCCGGCCGAAGACGCCGCCGCCCAACGAATAG
- a CDS encoding glycoside hydrolase family 15 protein: protein MPALIEDYALVGDGHTAALIAKDGSVDWLCWPRFDSGACFAALLGTPEHGRWLLAPAADAAITHTTRRYRGDTLILETDYESADGAVTVIDFMPPGNGWSELVRIVVGRHGTMRMRMELVLRFDYGFSIPWVTQLTREDGMKAIAGPDTVVLRTPVPLTGKNLHTLAEFTVNADERVPFSLGYAASHMRLPPARDPLSMLARTENYWLEWSGRCQVQGRYAAAVRRSLITLKALAYEPTGGIVAAPTTSLPEKIGGNRNWDYRYCWLRDATITLLALMRGGYYDEARAWRTWLGRVMAGSPEQIQIMYGIAGERRLPEMELDWLPGYQDSKPVRVGNGAANQLQLDVFGEVMAALHLARVGGLQADDTVWSVQCALLDHLEKIWQEPDEGIWETRGGRRHFTFSKVMAWVAFDRAIKSAEMFRLPGSLDRWRALRERIHADVCANAWHEGKQAFAQSYGSDELDASVLLLPQLGFLPPEDPRIVGTVDAIERELLHDGLVMRYRTTEYDDGLPPGEGTFLACSFWLVDSYALLGRIDDAHRLFSRLLALSNDLGLLAEEYDPVAGRLVGNFPQAFSHVALVHTAMNLMHHEDAMARAAGQPAPAVATGR from the coding sequence ATGCCCGCCCTGATCGAAGACTACGCCCTCGTCGGCGACGGCCACACGGCCGCGCTGATCGCAAAAGACGGCTCCGTCGACTGGCTGTGCTGGCCCCGCTTCGATTCGGGCGCCTGCTTCGCGGCGCTGCTCGGCACGCCCGAGCACGGACGCTGGCTGCTTGCTCCGGCCGCCGACGCCGCGATCACGCACACGACCCGCCGCTATCGCGGCGACACGCTGATTCTCGAAACCGATTACGAAAGCGCCGACGGCGCCGTCACCGTGATCGACTTCATGCCGCCCGGCAACGGCTGGTCCGAACTGGTGCGGATCGTCGTCGGCCGCCACGGCACGATGAGGATGCGCATGGAGCTCGTGTTGCGCTTCGACTACGGTTTCTCGATTCCGTGGGTCACGCAACTGACCCGCGAGGACGGCATGAAGGCCATCGCCGGCCCCGATACCGTCGTGCTGCGTACGCCGGTGCCGCTCACCGGCAAGAACCTCCATACGCTCGCGGAATTCACGGTCAACGCCGACGAGCGCGTGCCGTTCTCGCTCGGCTACGCGGCGTCGCACATGCGGCTGCCGCCGGCGCGCGACCCGCTGTCGATGCTCGCGCGCACCGAGAACTACTGGCTCGAATGGTCGGGCCGCTGCCAGGTGCAGGGCCGCTACGCGGCCGCCGTGCGCCGCTCGCTGATCACGCTGAAGGCGCTCGCGTACGAACCGACCGGCGGCATCGTCGCCGCGCCGACCACGTCGCTGCCCGAAAAGATCGGCGGCAACCGCAACTGGGACTACCGCTACTGCTGGCTGCGCGACGCGACGATCACGCTGCTTGCGCTGATGCGCGGCGGCTACTACGACGAGGCGCGCGCATGGCGCACGTGGCTCGGCCGCGTGATGGCCGGCTCGCCCGAGCAGATCCAGATCATGTACGGGATCGCCGGCGAGCGCCGGCTGCCGGAAATGGAGCTCGACTGGCTGCCCGGCTACCAGGATTCGAAGCCGGTGCGCGTCGGCAACGGCGCCGCGAACCAGCTCCAGCTCGACGTGTTCGGCGAGGTGATGGCCGCGCTGCACCTCGCGCGCGTGGGCGGCCTGCAGGCCGACGACACGGTCTGGTCCGTGCAGTGCGCGCTGCTCGACCACCTCGAGAAGATCTGGCAGGAGCCCGACGAAGGCATCTGGGAAACGCGCGGCGGCCGCCGCCATTTCACGTTCTCGAAAGTGATGGCGTGGGTCGCGTTCGACCGCGCGATCAAGTCGGCGGAAATGTTCCGGCTGCCCGGCTCGCTCGACCGCTGGCGCGCGCTGCGCGAGCGGATCCATGCGGACGTCTGCGCCAACGCGTGGCACGAAGGCAAGCAGGCGTTCGCGCAGAGCTACGGCAGCGACGAACTCGACGCGAGCGTGCTGCTGCTGCCGCAGCTCGGCTTCCTGCCGCCGGAAGACCCGCGCATCGTCGGCACGGTCGACGCGATCGAGCGGGAATTGCTGCACGACGGGCTCGTGATGCGCTACCGCACGACCGAATACGACGACGGCCTGCCGCCCGGCGAAGGCACGTTTCTCGCATGCAGCTTCTGGCTGGTCGACAGCTATGCGCTGCTCGGCCGGATCGACGACGCGCATCGGCTCTTCAGCCGCCTGCTCGCGTTGTCGAACGACCTGGGGCTGCTCGCGGAGGAGTACGACCCGGTGGCCGGGCGGCTCGTCGGCAACTTCCCGCAGGCGTTCTCGCACGTGGCGCTCGTGCATACCGCGATGAACCTGATGCACCACGAAGACGCGATGGCGCGCGCGGCCGGCCAGCCCGCGCCGGCCGTCGCGACCGGGCGCTGA
- a CDS encoding polyhydroxyalkanoate depolymerase, which translates to MLYQLHEFQRAMLSPLTAWAQAASKSFANPSSPFSLIPGAPRMAAAYELMYRLGKDYEKPEFNIHQIVKDGHNIPIVEQTIIEKPFCRLLRFKRYSDDADAVTQLKDEPVVLVCAPLSGHHSTLLRDTVRTLLQDHKVYITDWIDARMVPVETGPFHLHDYIAYIQEFIRHIGARNLHVISVCQPTVPVLAAISLMASRGEDTPLTMTMMGGPIDARRSPTSVNSLATQHSTAWFENNVIHTVPANYPGEGRQVYPGFLQHTGFVAMNPERHAQSHWDFYQSLLRGDEDDAEAHRRFYDEYNAVLDMAAEYYLETIRVVFQEFRLAEGTWDVEGERVRPQDIKHTALMTIEGELDDISGSGQTHVAHELCTGIPQDDRRSLTAEKCGHYGIFSGRRWRTIIYPQLRDFIREHAPEPKHGATKLPADAQDATTIGVVPAAKPQPETTARVTAAKRARAKTPAVTVAPAKAAATKAAPAAKRAASSPRAKPVRARKAA; encoded by the coding sequence ATGCTTTACCAACTGCACGAATTCCAGCGGGCGATGCTGAGCCCGCTCACGGCCTGGGCCCAGGCCGCCTCGAAGTCGTTCGCGAATCCGTCCAGCCCGTTCTCGCTAATCCCCGGCGCGCCGCGGATGGCCGCCGCCTATGAGTTGATGTATCGACTCGGCAAGGATTACGAAAAGCCGGAATTCAACATCCATCAGATCGTCAAGGACGGCCACAACATCCCGATCGTCGAGCAGACGATCATCGAGAAGCCGTTCTGCCGGCTGCTGCGCTTCAAGCGCTATTCGGACGACGCCGACGCCGTCACGCAACTGAAGGACGAGCCGGTCGTGCTGGTCTGCGCGCCGCTGTCGGGCCACCACTCGACGCTGCTGCGCGACACGGTGCGCACGCTGCTGCAGGATCACAAGGTCTACATCACCGACTGGATCGACGCGCGGATGGTGCCGGTCGAGACCGGCCCGTTCCACCTGCACGACTACATCGCGTACATCCAGGAATTCATCCGTCACATCGGCGCGCGCAACCTGCACGTGATCTCGGTATGCCAGCCGACGGTGCCGGTGCTCGCGGCGATTTCGCTGATGGCGAGCCGCGGCGAGGACACGCCGCTCACGATGACGATGATGGGCGGCCCGATCGACGCGCGCCGCAGCCCGACTTCCGTGAATTCGCTCGCGACGCAGCACTCGACCGCGTGGTTCGAGAACAACGTGATCCACACGGTGCCGGCGAACTATCCGGGCGAAGGCCGCCAGGTGTATCCGGGCTTCCTGCAGCACACGGGCTTCGTCGCGATGAACCCGGAGCGGCACGCGCAATCGCACTGGGATTTCTACCAGAGCCTGCTGCGCGGCGACGAGGACGACGCCGAAGCGCACCGCCGCTTCTACGACGAGTACAACGCGGTGCTCGACATGGCCGCCGAGTATTACCTTGAGACGATCCGCGTCGTGTTCCAGGAATTCCGGCTCGCGGAAGGCACGTGGGACGTCGAAGGCGAGCGCGTGCGGCCGCAGGACATCAAGCACACCGCGCTGATGACGATCGAGGGCGAACTCGACGACATCTCGGGCAGCGGCCAGACGCACGTCGCGCACGAGCTGTGCACCGGCATCCCGCAAGACGATCGCCGCAGCCTGACCGCCGAGAAGTGCGGCCACTACGGGATCTTCTCGGGCCGCCGCTGGCGCACGATCATCTATCCGCAACTGCGCGACTTCATCCGCGAGCATGCGCCGGAACCGAAGCACGGCGCGACGAAGCTGCCCGCCGATGCGCAGGACGCGACCACGATCGGCGTCGTGCCGGCCGCCAAGCCGCAGCCGGAAACGACAGCGCGCGTCACCGCCGCGAAACGCGCGCGCGCGAAGACGCCGGCCGTGACGGTCGCGCCCGCCAAGGCGGCCGCCACGAAGGCCGCGCCCGCCGCCAAACGCGCGGCGAGCAGCCCGCGCGCAAAACCCGTGCGGGCCCGCAAGGCCGCCTGA